A genomic region of Candidatus Brocadiaceae bacterium contains the following coding sequences:
- the queD gene encoding 6-carboxytetrahydropterin synthase QueD, with amino-acid sequence MYELSIEADFAAAHCLRGYPGDCERLHGHNWRVQVRVRAAGLDALGMVIDFRELRRLLDAALSELDHRYLNELPPFDEVNPTTENLCRHIAERLASQLPAGVSVRRVTCWESDRCAASYLPPAAGEEPDDGG; translated from the coding sequence ATGTACGAACTCAGCATCGAAGCCGATTTTGCGGCCGCGCACTGCCTGCGCGGCTACCCGGGCGACTGCGAACGCCTGCACGGCCACAACTGGCGCGTGCAGGTGCGTGTGCGCGCCGCCGGACTGGACGCACTGGGCATGGTCATCGACTTCCGCGAGCTGAGGCGGCTGCTGGACGCGGCCCTGTCGGAACTGGACCATCGCTACCTGAACGAACTGCCGCCGTTCGACGAGGTCAACCCGACGACGGAGAACCTGTGCCGCCACATCGCCGAACGGCTGGCATCGCAACTGCCCGCCGGGGTGTCGGTGCGGCGCGTGACGTGCTGGGAGTCCGACCGCTGCGCGGCCAGTTACCTGCCGCCGGCGGCCGGGGAGGAGCCGGACGATGGAGGATGA